The following are from one region of the Anguilla rostrata isolate EN2019 chromosome 7, ASM1855537v3, whole genome shotgun sequence genome:
- the LOC135259293 gene encoding bone morphogenetic protein 2 isoform X2, protein MGMGCTPALLLLLSALLLPVPLRGQPEEDPGAPAENRDVGKAILEMLHINKLSTPHRARPHPYMKQVYLFLGSQEAQDQASSDGTMVQSFRSIKGWKHGTPGWIWFNVSHLKPSVVLAELVLLRKTLHPEPLSVSVTVHSVSLRVGNLTVSEPLEEKLLTLDRLPPSGYDVFNVTAALARRADGGAVGFQLRYTDESGSLVLHEALTQSLYCLDASSQSEPLLVAYQARRGLHRAATGGAECWQRQHFSASRKRHLPPLPLPSPPPAHQPTRCRLHHRYVDFHAGRLANWILEPVGFSSSFCRGTCDIGNTTESTTEDRHNARHSGDGPGCFPQELSSLTVMYRTDTGNIVIKTLRNMRAESCVCRPSDPR, encoded by the exons ATGGGTATGGGGTGCACTCCcgcgctgctcctgctcctgtccGCACTGCTGCTCCCCGTCCCACTCCGAGGCCAGCCGGAGGAGGACCCGGGTGCCCCCGCGGAGAACAGGGACGTGGGCAAGGCCATCCTGGAGATGCTGCACATCAACAAACTGTCGACGCCCCATCGCGCCAGGCCACACCCCTACATGAAGCAGGTCTACCTCTTCCTGGGGTCACAGGAGGCCCAGGACCAGGCCAGCTCTGACGGGACAATGGTGCAAAGCTTCCGGAGCATTAAGG GCTGGAAGCACGGAACGCCGGGCTGGATCTGGTTCAATGTTTCGCATCTGAAGCCCTCCGTGGTCCTGGCAGAGCTGGTCCTGCTTCGGAAGACGCTGCACCCGGAGCCTCTCAGCGTGAGCGTGACGGTACACAGCGTCTCCCTGCGCGTGGGGAACCTGACGGTCAGCGAGCCCCTGGAAGAGAAGCTGCTCACCCTGGACCGGCTGCCCCCGTCCGGCTACGACGTCTTCAACGTGACGGCGGCGCTAGCGCGTCGAGCCGACGGCGGGGCGGTGGGCTTCCAGCTGCGCTACACGGACGAGAGCGGGAGCCTGGTGCTGCACGAGGCTCTGACGCAGAGCCTGTACTGCCTGGACGCCAGTTCCCAGAGCGAGCCGCTGCTGGTGGCGTACCAGGCGCGGCGGGGCCTCCACCGGGCCGCCACTGGCGGTGCTGAATGCTGGCAGCGGCAGCACTTCAGCGCCAGCCGCAAAAGGCACCTGCCGCCGTTGCCGTTGCCGTCGCCGCCTCCGGCTCACCAGCCCACTCGGTGCCGGCTCCACCATCGCTACGTCGACTTCCACGCTGGCCGCCTGGCCAACTGGATACTAGAGCCCGTGGGGTTCAGCAGCAGCTTCTGCAG AGGAACCTGTGACATTGGAAACACAACTGAATCCACCACAGAAGACAGGCACAATGCAAGGCACTCAGGAGATGG gcCTGGCTGTTTCCCACAGGAACTATCATCTCTGACAGTTATGTACAGGACTGACACGGGCAACATTGTCATCAAGACACTCAGGAACATGAGggcagagagctgtgtgtgccGACCCAGTGATCCACGATAA
- the LOC135259293 gene encoding bone morphogenetic protein 2 isoform X1, translating into MGMGCTPALLLLLSALLLPVPLRGQPEEDPGAPAENRDVGKAILEMLHINKLSTPHRARPHPYMKQVYLFLGSQEAQDQASSDGTMVQSFRSIKAGWKHGTPGWIWFNVSHLKPSVVLAELVLLRKTLHPEPLSVSVTVHSVSLRVGNLTVSEPLEEKLLTLDRLPPSGYDVFNVTAALARRADGGAVGFQLRYTDESGSLVLHEALTQSLYCLDASSQSEPLLVAYQARRGLHRAATGGAECWQRQHFSASRKRHLPPLPLPSPPPAHQPTRCRLHHRYVDFHAGRLANWILEPVGFSSSFCRGTCDIGNTTESTTEDRHNARHSGDGPGCFPQELSSLTVMYRTDTGNIVIKTLRNMRAESCVCRPSDPR; encoded by the exons ATGGGTATGGGGTGCACTCCcgcgctgctcctgctcctgtccGCACTGCTGCTCCCCGTCCCACTCCGAGGCCAGCCGGAGGAGGACCCGGGTGCCCCCGCGGAGAACAGGGACGTGGGCAAGGCCATCCTGGAGATGCTGCACATCAACAAACTGTCGACGCCCCATCGCGCCAGGCCACACCCCTACATGAAGCAGGTCTACCTCTTCCTGGGGTCACAGGAGGCCCAGGACCAGGCCAGCTCTGACGGGACAATGGTGCAAAGCTTCCGGAGCATTAAGG CAGGCTGGAAGCACGGAACGCCGGGCTGGATCTGGTTCAATGTTTCGCATCTGAAGCCCTCCGTGGTCCTGGCAGAGCTGGTCCTGCTTCGGAAGACGCTGCACCCGGAGCCTCTCAGCGTGAGCGTGACGGTACACAGCGTCTCCCTGCGCGTGGGGAACCTGACGGTCAGCGAGCCCCTGGAAGAGAAGCTGCTCACCCTGGACCGGCTGCCCCCGTCCGGCTACGACGTCTTCAACGTGACGGCGGCGCTAGCGCGTCGAGCCGACGGCGGGGCGGTGGGCTTCCAGCTGCGCTACACGGACGAGAGCGGGAGCCTGGTGCTGCACGAGGCTCTGACGCAGAGCCTGTACTGCCTGGACGCCAGTTCCCAGAGCGAGCCGCTGCTGGTGGCGTACCAGGCGCGGCGGGGCCTCCACCGGGCCGCCACTGGCGGTGCTGAATGCTGGCAGCGGCAGCACTTCAGCGCCAGCCGCAAAAGGCACCTGCCGCCGTTGCCGTTGCCGTCGCCGCCTCCGGCTCACCAGCCCACTCGGTGCCGGCTCCACCATCGCTACGTCGACTTCCACGCTGGCCGCCTGGCCAACTGGATACTAGAGCCCGTGGGGTTCAGCAGCAGCTTCTGCAG AGGAACCTGTGACATTGGAAACACAACTGAATCCACCACAGAAGACAGGCACAATGCAAGGCACTCAGGAGATGG gcCTGGCTGTTTCCCACAGGAACTATCATCTCTGACAGTTATGTACAGGACTGACACGGGCAACATTGTCATCAAGACACTCAGGAACATGAGggcagagagctgtgtgtgccGACCCAGTGATCCACGATAA